In Spirosoma pollinicola, the genomic window TGCTGGCCTGCTGCTCCTCCAGCTGCTGTTTGTACAACTCACCTACTTTATCTTCTCGCTTAGCCCCTAGTTGAACCTCTAAACTGGCCAGAACCATGCACAATAAATAGCCGAGAAGAAAACCAATCAATCCCCCACAGATCGCTTCCATTAGTCGTTAGAGTAGAGTTTGTGTTACTATAATCACCGTTCGATAAAAAATTAACCAATACTCTATCCTATGTCCATTTGAGTTACTTTTCCACTTAACTATCGCCAGTAAAAGTAAACACCGCTTGAATGGATACGCCCCTCTCAGACACTTATATTGACTATGATGATGAACTCGACCCCAGTCGGGTACTAACCAGCTGGTGTGAAGCCATCACGGGCTTATTCATGTATTACAACGCCTTACATTCTCATATGACTACTCATTCAACGAGTGATGCCTACATTGGTCAGTGTCCCTTTTACCAACTGGTGCAACTAGCTAAAACCATGCATGAAGAGTTAGCCAAACTAGAGCAGGACTTGGGCCAATTTCCGGGAGACAATCAGTCAACCAGTCAGCAGGCCTTCAAAAGATTGGCGGCTCATACCAATATCTTAAATCAACTCAACCAACAGGCTAGAATCAAACTTAGACTAGCCGAAATGCCTGCTTGTTAGCTAGTCTAATCCGGCCCGAGCAAGCTTTACCCCTATTCGGCAACGGAATATATAATTCTATCGGGCTACCGACTGTTCAGCCAATGTCAGCCCTAATGAGCCTATGGTCTAGCTAAGTCGGTTCTACTTATAGCTTCATGTGATAATTTTCATACCGTAGAGTCACATCAAATACGAGAAGGATGATCTGCTCACTAAAATTCGAGTTTTACGGCCTGGCATTGCCACAGATTTATAAAAAAACAGCCGAACCCCACAAGGCACGACTGTTTAGATGAATGAAATGACACGCTCTTTTTTACCACTTAATGGATACCAACGTGTTATGTTAATTATCCCAACTACTAACGGCAGCAAAAGCCGGTCTGAGGGCCACCTTAGTGGTCGTCGATTCGTTGGCTGAATGAGCCATTGCTTTGTAAATGCCTCGAATTGACTCTTCGATTCGCTGCCAAACGGCTTCACTCCGCAGGTCAAGACCAATCATCGGCCGGTCGTTTTGGGCCTGTATAGTAAGATAGGACAAGGCCCCTAACAGTATTGCCGACATGGCCTGATGATCGCCCCCCTTAACGAAGGATAACTGATCGACCAGATGAGTCAATTCCTCATCCAGCGTTCGGCTAACTGTTTCCGATAAAGGGCTGCTTTCCTGTACAGTAGCCTTGAGTAGTTCACGGGATGATTGGGAAGCCCGAAGACGGCGAAACAGTTGTAGCGTCTGGCTTGACCAAACGGGGGCCAGGTCCTCAGCATGAACGGGCTGGATCTGCTCCAGCCAGTCTGGACTGTAGTGGGGGACCAAATGGCCCATCCGCACATAATATTCGATTAAGCCCGGTAAGCCGCCAAAATAGCGGTAAATGAGTACTTTACTGACGGCTGCTTTTTCGGCTATTGTGGTTATACATACCCCGTCAATACCCTGTTCGGCCAGCACCTCTTCCAGGGCGGTGACAATGCGCTGGGTGGTAGCGGCCCGGTTGCGTTTAAGTTGTTCCAAGGTTAGTTTGTCAAAACGTTGTAAATTATTCCGCTAATTAATGAAGCTTATAATAGCTGCTGTACTTTCCCAATTGGTTGTTTACCTAGTTGAGCGTTTTGCAACAATATCAGATCATGTATTAATGCGTTGCTATTATCATTAACAAGATTGACGCGGAATGTTTTTATTTTTAAGAATAAATTAACAGGGTTATCTAGATTACGACATTATGGGCTAGGATAAGGGTTTGCTGAGAAGTTAATTCCTCGCTACCCGCTACGGGTTGCCTAATCAAAAAGCTGAACATTAGTTTGCTGACTGGGAGGGGGCGTACCTTCTTGATGCGAGGTCTTTTTAATTTTGGCTCGACTGGCCTGGTTGGCTCCTGTTACGTTGTTGTCGTGTTGTCCATGTAGCGGAGGTTAGCTCCGTACCTACAGCCACCTTTCCAATGGAGTGACAGTATAAGAGGTGTAGGTGTCATTTTTTAGTTAGCTCCTAAAGAAACAAGGAGTTGGCATACCTAGTTAGTACCTCATGACGACTATCAATACAACGGATTGGCTGCTAGTCGTTAAAGATGAGGAAGTCCAGTGGGCTTTTCTTCGTACTGCCCTAAGAGGCATACTCCCTGAAGTGTACACGGTTCATGCCCCTAACGTGGTCACGGCCCTAAGCTATTTGCAAGCCTGTCTGCTTGAGCAGCGAACCCTGCCCCGGTTGATTTTGTCTGATTTGTATTTGTCCCTTCAGCCGGAAGGATTTCATCTAGTAGGCACTATTGAACTTGCTACATTTGACTGGAGACTTTTTTTAGGCAGATTTGAGGCCAAACTTCAATTTGACCATGGTTAAACGACGTGTGTTTGACGAAGCATTCAAGGAAATGGCTGTCGAGCTGTCTTATGTAAAAGGATCAATTCAAGAAGCCGCCCGCGAATTGGACATCGATCCAGGACGAATCAGCAAATGGAGACAACGCCACAAAAAAAACGATCAAACGTTGCCTGCCAATACCACACTTACTGACGAACAGCAACAGATCAGAAGGTTGCAACGAGAGCTTCGAGAAGCTCAGACTAGCTAGCTAGCTCCCTGGCGGAGCGGGTGCTTCAGTCTCTGAAAGACGACTGCAAACTTAGCCGTACGTTTACCTCTTTTACCGCAGCCGCCGAGGGTGTTGAACGAGCGATTACGGCTTATAACACGGTTCGTCCGCACGCTTCGCTGAATTATTTAACTCCGCACCAGATGCACCAGCGAAAGCGTAAAGTCAAGTTACGATGGTACCCTTATAAAAAGGTGAGGTACGGAAATGTGCAATACGAGGGCCTGTTACGGTGATTTTAATATCTGTCCAATCTAATCAGTAGCATACGGGTTCGCAGTAACCAAGCCAATCGTCAATTTTCCACCAACTACTTGCGAGAAGAAACCCTTAAACGGGCCACCGTCCGCTTGGTCAATTATCAGCACAAACAGTGGCTGGCTCCGTATTGGGGAGTGGGTTGTTATCATCTTCTGACGATCAGCGCTTCCCGGTTAGTGGCAAGATCCGGAACGCGCAGGCAATTCCACGTTACTACGGATACGGTAAGGGCTATACGTTGTTAATCCATTCCTCCGATCAATACGCGCAGTATGGCAGTAAAACTGTTCCCTCCGCGATCAGAGATGCTGCCTATGTGCTGGACGAGATTTTGGGCAACAAGACGGATTTAGAGATTGTTGAGCATACAACTGATACGGGTGGTTACAGAGACATCATATTTGCGCTGTTTGATTTGCTTGGTCTTCAGTTCTCTCCCCGATTTAGTGACTTGGCGAATCAACGCTTATGTCGTATCAGAGGTTGGGACTTACTGTATCCTTCGCTGAAGTTCACCAGCTATTTTCGGCCCGACTACATCCCGGCGCAATGGAGTGAGTTATTGAGAATGGATTATGACCACTAAGGTCATAATTGCTTAGCGTAATTCTTTGTCCCACTGCTAAAAGAACGCCATAGCGGATTAATTCTGATCCATCAATTGATGGGTTTTCGGGCGATTCAGGCCTTAAACGAAACAATCAATCCGCTTGCCGGTTAGTTGATTCATATAGTAAGGCGGCTCGGCCGATACTCTAAATACAAACGATCATGTTCGAAACGATTATGAATCTCGTCAAGCAGCACGCTGGTCAGTCAGTGGTAAACAATCCGGCCATCGCCAATGACCAAAACGATAACGTGCTTCAAACGGTCACGGGTAGCATTATGAACGGGCTGGGCCAACAGGCCCAGGGTGGTGGGTTAGGCAGTTTACTGGGCATGGCGACCGGCCAGGGTGATAGCAGTACGCTGTCGGATCATCCCGCCACGCAGGGCGTTCAACAAACGGTTCAGCAGGATTTGATGAGTAAGCTGGGGATCTCTCCCCAGGTAGCGATGTCGGTGGCGAGCTCCCTGGTGCCAATGGTCCTGAGCAAACTGATGCACAAAGCGAATGACCCTAATGACTCGAGTGTTGACGCTGGAAGCCTGATGAGCTCGCTGGGCGGTCAGGGCGGAGGCCTGGGTAGCATGCTGGGGGGCCTGTTTGGTAAGTAAGTTGACGGGCTATTGAAGCATCTTTTTAGAGTAGTTTAGTGTGGGTAAGCAGTCACCGAAACGGGGTCAGGTAATGCTATCGACTAGCTAGTTGCTCCTGCCTCCGTTAGGGACTTCCTCAAGGATGAAAAAAATCTACGCCAGAATGGCTTATCTCTTTTGTTTTTGGTTACAACTACCGAAGCGGGCCAAATGTCAAATAGAAGTTTAAGGTACTGATTGTCAACCGTAAACGTTCCTTTTTCCTTTCTCTAAAGTCAAATGAAAACGTATAATTTTATTGACCAAAACGACCTTAAAATGGTCGTTTTGGTCAATAAAATTATGCGTTTTCATTTGACATGAATCGGGCTATTTGAAATCTGGCCCACTTTGGTAGTTGCAACTAATGCGATAATAAATTGGGTTTACCCAGTTTATTATCGCATTAGTTCGAAATGATCAACCGCTGGCTGGCTTTTAGAATACCGTCACCAAGTAAACGGTAAATGTATATTCCATCCCCCAAGCGGTCCCGGCTTAGTTCATAACGTCCTTCTTGATTAGTTGATACATCAATGCTACGGACTAGTTCACCCTGTAAGGTATAAATCTGAATCAGTGACTGGCGGGCTGAGGAAGATATCGGGAAAGTAACCGTTGTTGTCTGGTCGAACGGATTTGGGTAATTCGCTAGCCCCGTTCCAACTGGTTTATCTCCCGGTATACGCTCCTCGGCTAGACGGGCCGACGACCTACTGATCAATTTCCATCGCTGATTAGCCCCACCAGTGGACGTCCAGGTGATTAGTTTAGTCCCGTCTGATGTAGACACACCAGAAACATCGAGTCGTTTGTCGAGGGCGCACTCAGGAGCGAATTCGTAGATGTTGTTTCCCTTATCGATCACTTTCCAGCGCTGAGCCTGGGTTGTGTTACTCGTCCAGATCTGAACTTTAGTGCCATTTTCCCTACCCGCATTATTCACATCAAGCCGTTTGGAGAGGATGTACTGCGGACTAAGATCATAAAAACCACCGCCTACATCAGTCAGTTTCCACCCCTGCGACACACTACCATTCGCGGTTCCAATCTGGACCTCAGTACCGTCGGCCGTACCCGCTCCACTGACCAGTAATCGTTTCCCAATGGCGTGTTGGGGCTCCAGTTCATAGATTCCATCGGCAAGCCCACCCGAACCTGGTGTACCAACCGGGGCGTAAAACAGGACAGAAGAGGGAATCGTTTTTTTGCCTATTCCTGGTCCTTCATAAAGCACATTTAATATCTGATCGCCATCACGTTCAAAAAAAGTGACGTCAATAGCGTGCTTTCCCGCTTTCAAATAGATAGATCCCGACTTCTCCAAAAATCCATGCAACCCGTCGTTATCGACTACTACAGCCCCGCCAATCGACAGCCGACTGCCGTCATCTGATTGAGTATAAAATGTATACTTTCCATCGGTGGGCAAGTCGACATAACCCTTAAAGAGAAATGCAAAATTATCTTCCCGATTTCTGGGCGCTAAAGTAAAGTCCGTGGTTGTACCTGTTTTCACAGGTGTCAGGGTTGAAAAAGCAGGCAAACTGGCATACTCTCCTTCTACGTAAGTATAACTTACACCATTTGTTACACCCGACACAACATCAGCTGAGCGAATATAAGTAGCCGTGATTGTTGCAGCCGTAGAGGGTGTGTTTAACGTATGAGCGGCAGCTCCCCCATCAGACCAGGAATAAAATGTATAGTTTGATCCATTTTTAGTCTGATCTACCACATCCAGACTGCGGCTAATACCACTAACACCCGTAAACGTGAAGGGGGTTGTTACAACGGTGCCATCAAATTTTACCGTCAGTCCCGCGGGTTGACTAACCAGCGTAATAACTGACTGAATCGGATTGACATCGACCGTGCTAGTCGTAGTGGCTCCTTTAGAATCGG contains:
- a CDS encoding TetR/AcrR family transcriptional regulator, which translates into the protein MEQLKRNRAATTQRIVTALEEVLAEQGIDGVCITTIAEKAAVSKVLIYRYFGGLPGLIEYYVRMGHLVPHYSPDWLEQIQPVHAEDLAPVWSSQTLQLFRRLRASQSSRELLKATVQESSPLSETVSRTLDEELTHLVDQLSFVKGGDHQAMSAILLGALSYLTIQAQNDRPMIGLDLRSEAVWQRIEESIRGIYKAMAHSANESTTTKVALRPAFAAVSSWDN
- a CDS encoding transposase; translated protein: MVKRRVFDEAFKEMAVELSYVKGSIQEAARELDIDPGRISKWRQRHKKNDQTLPANTTLTDEQQQIRRLQRELREAQTS
- a CDS encoding transposase, which produces MLQSLKDDCKLSRTFTSFTAAAEGVERAITAYNTVRPHASLNYLTPHQMHQRKRKVKLRWYPYKKVRYGNVQYEGLLR
- a CDS encoding Tn3 family transposase, translated to MAGSVLGSGLLSSSDDQRFPVSGKIRNAQAIPRYYGYGKGYTLLIHSSDQYAQYGSKTVPSAIRDAAYVLDEILGNKTDLEIVEHTTDTGGYRDIIFALFDLLGLQFSPRFSDLANQRLCRIRGWDLLYPSLKFTSYFRPDYIPAQWSELLRMDYDH
- a CDS encoding DUF937 domain-containing protein, with protein sequence MFETIMNLVKQHAGQSVVNNPAIANDQNDNVLQTVTGSIMNGLGQQAQGGGLGSLLGMATGQGDSSTLSDHPATQGVQQTVQQDLMSKLGISPQVAMSVASSLVPMVLSKLMHKANDPNDSSVDAGSLMSSLGGQGGGLGSMLGGLFGK